A section of the Paenibacillus aurantius genome encodes:
- a CDS encoding YdhK family protein produces MNRRWMAIVAALMISLLAACGNQASPTPSPSANMPGMEHSGMNHSGPAEVPAGLKAAQNPKYKVGSQAVIQADHMPGMKGATATIAGAYETVVYAVSYTPTNGGQPVKNHKWVIQQELKEAGDGALKPGAQVTLEADHMPGMKGAKGTIDSAESTTVYMVDYTPTTGGTPVKNHKWVTESELTPVKS; encoded by the coding sequence ATGAACAGAAGATGGATGGCTATTGTTGCTGCCCTTATGATCAGCTTGTTAGCCGCATGCGGTAACCAAGCTAGCCCGACACCATCGCCGAGCGCAAATATGCCTGGCATGGAGCATTCCGGGATGAACCACTCCGGCCCGGCCGAAGTACCCGCAGGATTAAAAGCAGCCCAGAACCCCAAATACAAGGTGGGGAGCCAGGCCGTTATCCAGGCGGATCACATGCCGGGGATGAAAGGGGCGACGGCCACGATCGCCGGAGCTTACGAAACGGTTGTTTATGCGGTGTCCTATACGCCGACCAACGGCGGGCAGCCGGTAAAGAATCATAAGTGGGTAATCCAGCAGGAGCTCAAGGAGGCAGGCGATGGCGCCCTCAAGCCCGGTGCCCAGGTTACGTTAGAGGCGGACCACATGCCGGGAATGAAAGGGGCGAAGGGGACGATCGATTCCGCCGAATCGACCACGGTGTATATGGTGGATTATACGCCGACTACCGGGGGAACCCCTGTGAAGAATCATAAATGGGTGACGGAAAGCGAGCTTACCCCGGTTAAATCCTAG